The Leadbettera azotonutricia ZAS-9 genome has a window encoding:
- a CDS encoding DUF4139 domain-containing protein: protein MKKISRFSAACFFATLTAFIALPSFAQSNQDSSRQAGAETALPLKRLSLFSSGVGFFEHSGTVSGSGSSPAYINLPFSIASVNDALKSLTVNDPVSDFPTVRYAASSALAEALRSLKIDLSGNPGIGEILNSLKGAELEIAAPSPISGRIIGVEFRETGITFSGSDTSEAYLSLFTAQGIRVIAIKDISSFAFKDSSINTDLSRALDLLMETRGTEKRSLLLTLPGNGSRQVSLSYVIPTPVWKVSYRLDLSAGTPKLQGWAIIDNDSDTDWNNVALSLVTGRPVSFIQNLYAPYRTSRPVLPLAIAGIAQAQTYESGNYSEAGYGYADYEDAKAANSPMQSRSKSMAMAESADSMYIREAPAPAAAPPLSGGATLQTASGSAAGDQFEYTLKNPVTLERRQSAMLPLVEAQVKAEKALVFSGARASSTSSINPSISAELTNTTGMKLPAGPITVYDGNTYAGDALIEFFPENEKRIISYGDDLSVSGSVSAANSRFVTAVTVADGIMTITRRQNYEKTYTLRNASSEAKRIIIEHPAISGASLAEPTSYDERTPALYRFIRQLPASQELKFTVREETPVSERISLIQLRPETFLSYSTNQEIPANVRSALARAIEFKKIADNAATAVQTLETQRTRLISEQDRIRQNLAAAGSQTPQGQEYLRRMAAMDTDIDALNASIAAADNKAQAAKKDYEAYLGSLKL, encoded by the coding sequence ATGAAAAAAATATCGAGATTTTCGGCTGCTTGTTTTTTTGCGACTTTAACGGCTTTCATTGCCCTGCCCTCTTTTGCCCAGTCGAATCAGGACAGCTCCAGGCAAGCCGGGGCCGAGACGGCCCTGCCCTTAAAGCGGCTTTCGCTCTTTTCTTCGGGAGTGGGCTTCTTTGAACATTCGGGAACAGTGAGCGGTTCAGGTTCCTCGCCTGCCTATATCAACCTGCCCTTCAGCATAGCATCTGTCAACGATGCGCTTAAATCATTGACAGTGAACGATCCTGTTTCGGATTTTCCCACAGTGCGCTATGCCGCGTCTTCAGCGTTGGCAGAAGCTTTGCGGAGCTTAAAGATAGATTTGTCCGGGAATCCGGGGATCGGGGAAATCCTCAATTCGCTTAAAGGGGCAGAGCTTGAGATTGCAGCCCCCTCCCCTATTTCGGGCAGGATCATCGGGGTCGAATTCAGGGAAACAGGCATAACTTTTTCCGGCAGTGATACTAGCGAAGCGTATCTTTCGCTCTTCACTGCCCAGGGCATACGGGTCATCGCGATCAAGGATATTTCCTCTTTTGCATTCAAAGATAGTTCGATTAACACTGATTTAAGCCGCGCTTTGGATCTCCTCATGGAAACCAGGGGTACGGAAAAACGCAGCCTGCTCCTCACCCTCCCGGGTAATGGAAGCAGGCAAGTTTCTTTAAGCTATGTGATCCCCACTCCTGTATGGAAGGTTTCTTACAGGCTGGATCTGTCGGCAGGAACGCCAAAGCTGCAGGGATGGGCTATCATAGACAATGACAGCGATACTGACTGGAACAATGTGGCATTATCCCTTGTAACAGGGAGGCCTGTTTCGTTTATACAGAACCTCTATGCGCCTTACCGGACTTCGCGCCCTGTGCTGCCCCTGGCAATAGCAGGAATTGCCCAGGCGCAAACGTATGAATCGGGAAATTACAGCGAAGCTGGCTACGGCTATGCTGATTATGAAGACGCCAAAGCCGCCAACAGCCCCATGCAGAGCAGAAGCAAATCCATGGCCATGGCTGAGTCAGCCGATTCTATGTATATCAGAGAAGCCCCTGCCCCCGCTGCTGCTCCTCCTTTGTCAGGCGGCGCAACCCTCCAGACAGCAAGCGGAAGCGCTGCGGGCGATCAATTTGAATACACCCTGAAAAATCCCGTAACCCTTGAAAGGCGGCAGAGCGCAATGCTTCCCCTTGTGGAAGCCCAGGTAAAAGCCGAGAAGGCCCTTGTCTTCTCCGGCGCACGGGCATCTTCGACAAGCTCGATAAACCCCTCCATAAGCGCTGAACTCACCAATACTACAGGCATGAAACTCCCTGCGGGGCCCATCACCGTGTATGACGGCAACACCTATGCAGGAGACGCCCTCATCGAATTCTTCCCGGAAAACGAAAAACGCATTATCTCCTACGGCGACGATCTTTCGGTTTCAGGAAGCGTCAGCGCGGCCAATTCGCGTTTTGTTACGGCTGTAACCGTTGCGGATGGGATCATGACCATTACGCGCAGGCAGAATTACGAAAAGACCTATACCTTGAGGAATGCTTCTTCCGAGGCCAAGCGTATCATCATTGAACACCCCGCAATATCAGGGGCAAGCCTGGCGGAGCCAACTAGTTATGATGAACGCACCCCCGCCCTCTACCGCTTTATCCGCCAGCTTCCCGCCAGCCAGGAATTGAAATTCACGGTCCGCGAAGAAACCCCCGTCTCGGAACGCATCAGCCTTATCCAGCTGAGACCCGAAACTTTCCTGAGCTACAGCACCAATCAGGAAATACCTGCCAACGTCCGTTCAGCCCTGGCAAGGGCCATCGAATTCAAGAAAATCGCTGACAATGCGGCCACAGCCGTCCAGACCCTTGAGACCCAAAGAACCCGCCTCATCTCCGAGCAGGATCGCATCCGGCAGAACCTTGCGGCAGCAGGCAGCCAGACCCCCCAGGGACAGGAATACCTCCGCCGCATGGCAGCCATGGACACCGACATTGATGCGCTTAATGCGTCCATTGCCGCCGCGGACAACAAGGCCCAGGCAGCGAAGAAGGACTACGAGGCATATTTGGGCAGCTTGAAGCTTTAA
- the murB gene encoding UDP-N-acetylmuramate dehydrogenase → MNFKGEFRYNEPMANHTTFKVGGPADIWVKPEAGCFPDYASSLLQAAKIEGIPVFVLGAGANLVVSDKGIRGIVLDTSGWTGLEPSAEDSAWDSLVFRTGTSVDDAIETAARLSLSGLEFLAGMPGTIGGAVWMNARCYEKSISDALLETEILDEGFSRQKIPFNNDDFGYKKSPFQNRGVLILRASFRLKKGDLNLIKQEMEAHIQDRKEKGHYRFPSAGSAFKNNRAFGEPTGKIIDTLGLRGFSMGGAQVAPWHGNIIINTGNAAASDIRALAEEVTRRVKAERGFDLEPEILFVGDWDV, encoded by the coding sequence ATAAATTTTAAGGGTGAATTCCGCTATAACGAGCCCATGGCAAACCACACGACTTTCAAGGTAGGCGGCCCTGCGGATATTTGGGTGAAACCCGAAGCTGGCTGTTTCCCCGATTATGCAAGTTCCCTGCTGCAGGCCGCCAAAATCGAAGGTATACCTGTCTTTGTTCTCGGAGCTGGCGCGAACCTCGTGGTGTCCGATAAGGGCATACGCGGTATTGTGCTGGATACCTCAGGGTGGACGGGCCTGGAACCTTCTGCTGAGGATTCTGCCTGGGACAGCCTTGTTTTCCGTACGGGAACCTCTGTGGACGATGCCATAGAAACAGCAGCACGTCTCAGCCTTTCCGGCCTTGAGTTCCTCGCAGGCATGCCTGGCACCATTGGCGGGGCCGTGTGGATGAATGCCCGATGCTATGAAAAATCCATTTCCGATGCGCTTTTGGAAACTGAAATTTTGGATGAGGGTTTTTCACGCCAAAAGATACCTTTTAATAATGATGATTTCGGGTATAAAAAAAGCCCTTTCCAGAACCGGGGTGTTTTAATTTTAAGGGCTTCGTTTAGGTTAAAGAAGGGCGATCTCAACTTAATAAAGCAGGAGATGGAAGCCCATATTCAGGATAGAAAAGAAAAGGGCCATTACCGGTTTCCTTCGGCCGGATCGGCCTTCAAGAACAATCGGGCTTTCGGCGAGCCCACAGGCAAGATTATAGACACTCTGGGCCTCCGGGGCTTTAGCATGGGGGGAGCCCAGGTAGCGCCATGGCATGGCAATATCATTATTAACACCGGAAATGCCGCCGCTTCAGATATCCGGGCCCTGGCAGAAGAAGTTACACGACGGGTTAAAGCTGAACGGGGCTTTGATCTGGAGCCGGAAATACTCTTTGTTGGGGATTGGGATGTATAG
- a CDS encoding diphosphate--fructose-6-phosphate 1-phosphotransferase encodes MEISALQKARYAYQPKLPANIAGAISDIAVELGKPTDSVADQAALKELFNHTYGKPLAVFAKGKGDADKKELTVGVILSGGQAPGGHNVIAGLYDGLKKGNPASRLYGFLGGPSGLIENKTMVFSDKFIDEYRNTGGFDIIGSGRTKIETPEQFAASLETAKKLNLNAVVVIGGDDSNTNAALLAEYFLEKGSAIQVIGCPKTIDGDLKNEHIETSFGFDTACKTYSELIGNIERDANSAKKYWHFVKLMGRAASHIALECALQTQPNICLISEEVQEKKISLNQVVEQICSSVIKRAENKENFGVVLIPEGLVEFIPEMKKLIDELNDAMGLKGAEFVELSSFIDQLYWLSHEISEDSYKFLQTLPPEIARELLMDRDPHGNVQVSRIETEKLLIGMVEKRLAKLKAEGVYKGKFSGLGHFFGYEGRCAFPSNFDADYCYSLGFGAFLLIALGLTGYLSSVKNLVAPASEWVAGGVPLTMMMNMEQRHGSKKPVIRKALVELDGGPFKAFDAVRDTWAVKTSFLFPGAIQYYGPPEVCDQPTKTLKLEHQ; translated from the coding sequence ATGGAAATTTCAGCACTGCAGAAAGCCCGCTATGCCTATCAGCCAAAATTGCCTGCAAACATAGCCGGCGCAATCAGCGATATCGCCGTTGAACTGGGAAAGCCCACGGATTCCGTGGCTGATCAGGCTGCTTTGAAGGAGCTTTTTAACCATACCTACGGAAAACCCCTGGCGGTTTTTGCGAAGGGGAAAGGCGATGCGGACAAAAAAGAGCTGACTGTAGGGGTCATACTATCGGGCGGCCAGGCGCCGGGCGGCCACAACGTTATCGCGGGCCTCTATGACGGGCTCAAGAAAGGAAACCCCGCGTCCAGGCTTTACGGGTTTCTGGGCGGGCCTTCTGGGCTGATCGAAAACAAAACCATGGTCTTTTCGGATAAATTCATTGATGAATACCGGAACACCGGCGGCTTCGACATCATTGGCTCGGGGCGCACCAAAATCGAAACCCCCGAGCAGTTTGCCGCTTCCCTGGAGACTGCAAAAAAGTTGAACCTCAACGCGGTGGTCGTCATAGGCGGGGACGATTCAAATACCAACGCTGCGCTTTTGGCTGAATACTTCCTTGAGAAAGGCTCAGCCATTCAGGTGATAGGCTGCCCCAAGACCATCGACGGGGATCTCAAGAACGAGCATATCGAAACATCCTTCGGCTTTGATACGGCCTGCAAAACCTACAGCGAACTCATCGGCAATATCGAGAGGGATGCCAACAGCGCCAAAAAATATTGGCACTTCGTAAAGCTCATGGGGCGGGCAGCGAGCCACATTGCCCTTGAGTGCGCCCTCCAAACCCAGCCGAATATCTGCCTTATCTCCGAAGAAGTGCAGGAAAAGAAGATCAGCCTGAACCAGGTGGTGGAGCAGATCTGTTCCTCCGTCATTAAACGGGCCGAGAACAAGGAGAACTTCGGGGTGGTGCTTATCCCCGAGGGGCTTGTGGAATTCATTCCCGAAATGAAAAAGCTCATCGATGAGCTCAACGATGCCATGGGCCTCAAGGGGGCTGAATTCGTCGAGCTTTCGTCGTTCATCGATCAGCTTTACTGGCTCTCCCATGAAATCTCCGAAGATTCCTACAAGTTCCTCCAGACCCTGCCTCCCGAAATTGCGCGGGAGCTTCTTATGGATAGGGACCCCCACGGCAATGTACAGGTTTCCCGCATCGAGACAGAAAAACTGCTCATCGGCATGGTGGAAAAACGCCTTGCAAAGCTTAAAGCCGAAGGCGTCTACAAGGGCAAATTTTCAGGTCTCGGCCATTTCTTCGGCTATGAAGGCCGCTGCGCCTTCCCCTCGAACTTCGATGCCGATTACTGCTACTCTCTGGGCTTCGGAGCGTTCCTGCTCATCGCTTTGGGATTGACGGGCTATCTTTCGAGCGTGAAAAATCTGGTGGCCCCCGCTTCCGAATGGGTTGCCGGCGGGGTTCCCCTGACGATGATGATGAATATGGAACAACGCCATGGCAGCAAAAAGCCTGTCATCAGGAAAGCCCTGGTCGAGCTTGACGGAGGGCCCTTCAAGGCTTTTGACGCGGTACGGGATACCTGGGCAGTAAAGACCAGCTTCCTCTTCCCCGGGGCGATTCAGTATTACGGTCCCCCCGAGGTTTGCGATCAGCCAACCAAGACCTTGAAATTGGAACATCAATAA
- a CDS encoding transglutaminase domain-containing protein has translation MKSPCTKTFLAFLVFLPFLCLSCKEEMPSISHIDPRIGRIGDILNIYGKNFGPERNESYITIAGAPPTSSAYVSWKDDQITVKIPEFADAGLVYVYRGTNKSNPALFSNKASMPEQVRGAETGSGPRIASVTPEAGAIGSLVTIMGSNFGSSRENAGVWFSWDAESSAPAETKTPDAVEVPDSDFGYELWSEREIRVRIPDGAISGNIEIRTPRGNSRPVFFEITGKPGVKIFKDKRSYTLSFSVDIRADIAGMPNALYLWLPKPIFSSSQKNVRLLSRNIEPFVENYRGTSLYQLLDLQAGSGQQITLSYVAEVFAVETSVKQQSIKQEPGSPIQSVYTLPTPILPADNPKIAAQAAAIIGRERNPYNKAKLIYDWILKQVKIENSPKSGEALEALDELQADSYQAAMLFCSLARAAGVPALPISGVLVNRARRTVKHYWAEFWIDSFGWIPLDPALGAGAAPQDFNLRDDHSEYYFGNMDNQRVAFSQGQNFLSQMDPRGRVASRPREYALQSLWEEATGGLESYSSLWSDVTITGMYVQ, from the coding sequence ATGAAAAGCCCCTGCACTAAGACCTTCCTGGCTTTTCTCGTATTCCTCCCCTTTTTATGCCTTTCGTGCAAAGAAGAGATGCCTTCCATCAGTCATATCGATCCCCGCATAGGGCGCATAGGGGATATCCTCAATATATATGGAAAGAATTTCGGCCCGGAGCGGAATGAATCCTATATCACCATTGCGGGAGCGCCCCCCACAAGCTCTGCCTATGTTTCGTGGAAGGACGATCAAATCACGGTAAAGATCCCTGAATTTGCCGACGCGGGCCTCGTGTATGTGTACAGGGGAACCAACAAGAGCAACCCTGCCCTCTTCTCCAACAAAGCATCCATGCCCGAGCAGGTGCGGGGCGCCGAAACCGGGAGCGGCCCCCGCATCGCGTCGGTGACGCCCGAAGCCGGGGCAATAGGTTCCCTGGTGACCATTATGGGGAGCAATTTCGGATCTTCCCGGGAAAATGCGGGGGTGTGGTTTTCATGGGATGCTGAAAGCTCGGCCCCTGCGGAGACCAAGACCCCTGACGCGGTGGAGGTTCCGGACAGCGACTTCGGCTATGAGCTTTGGAGCGAAAGGGAGATCAGGGTGAGGATACCTGACGGCGCTATTTCGGGGAATATCGAAATCCGCACCCCCAGGGGCAATTCCCGGCCCGTTTTTTTTGAAATCACCGGGAAACCGGGGGTCAAGATTTTTAAGGACAAGAGGAGCTATACTCTTTCCTTTTCTGTGGATATACGGGCGGATATTGCGGGCATGCCCAATGCCCTTTACCTCTGGCTGCCAAAGCCGATTTTTTCGTCTTCCCAAAAAAACGTGAGGCTCCTCTCCCGAAATATCGAGCCTTTTGTGGAGAATTACCGGGGCACATCCCTTTATCAGCTTTTGGATCTTCAAGCCGGGTCAGGGCAGCAGATTACCCTTTCCTATGTGGCCGAGGTTTTCGCTGTCGAAACCAGCGTGAAGCAGCAGAGTATCAAGCAGGAGCCGGGATCGCCCATTCAATCGGTCTATACCCTGCCCACGCCTATACTCCCTGCCGACAATCCGAAGATTGCGGCCCAGGCTGCAGCAATCATCGGGCGGGAGCGGAATCCCTATAACAAGGCAAAGCTCATATATGACTGGATCCTCAAGCAGGTGAAAATCGAAAATTCCCCCAAGTCCGGGGAAGCGTTGGAAGCGCTGGACGAATTGCAGGCCGATTCGTACCAGGCAGCTATGCTCTTTTGCTCCCTTGCCCGGGCTGCGGGGGTTCCGGCTTTGCCAATATCCGGGGTTTTGGTGAACAGGGCCAGGCGCACAGTGAAGCATTACTGGGCCGAGTTCTGGATCGATTCCTTTGGCTGGATACCCCTTGATCCTGCATTGGGGGCCGGTGCCGCGCCGCAGGACTTCAACCTGAGGGACGATCACAGTGAGTACTACTTCGGGAACATGGATAACCAGCGGGTGGCTTTTTCGCAGGGCCAGAATTTCCTCTCCCAGATGGACCCCAGGGGAAGGGTTGCCTCCCGCCCCAGGGAATATGCCCTGCAAAGCCTTTGGGAAGAAGCTACCGGAGGGCTGGAGTCCTATTCTTCCTTATGGAGCGATGTTACAATTACGGGAATGTATGTTCAATAA
- a CDS encoding DUF3786 domain-containing protein — MVEYPMPNGYELTYEAVRPKLKACDFPDAALRLGLDLISPSRMEADFLGRRYEISKTGVRPLDGFPVNPNSLSVLVYYAASRGNAKPGSDFRLLHNFAGPIFTGSGNQWMTSSLAQRYSSDYPGFCAAAKVLGFLPLEKTKRGEFSWRGPVLPCIPVQIAYFEADEEFPCEIKIYYDKSVSDYLEFEPLAVLTGCIAGALKIY; from the coding sequence ATGGTAGAATACCCCATGCCCAATGGATACGAACTTACCTACGAGGCTGTTCGGCCCAAACTCAAAGCCTGCGATTTCCCCGATGCTGCCCTCCGGCTGGGTCTGGACTTGATCTCGCCAAGCCGTATGGAGGCCGACTTTTTGGGGAGGAGATACGAGATTTCCAAAACCGGGGTAAGGCCCCTGGACGGTTTCCCGGTGAACCCCAATTCCCTAAGTGTTTTGGTGTATTATGCAGCCTCCCGGGGAAACGCAAAACCGGGCAGCGACTTCAGGCTTCTCCATAACTTCGCTGGTCCCATATTTACAGGAAGCGGGAACCAGTGGATGACCTCCTCCCTGGCTCAGCGTTATAGTTCCGACTATCCTGGTTTCTGTGCCGCCGCAAAAGTCCTGGGATTTCTTCCTCTGGAAAAAACCAAAAGAGGCGAATTTTCCTGGCGCGGCCCAGTCCTTCCGTGTATTCCTGTGCAGATCGCTTATTTTGAAGCGGACGAGGAATTCCCCTGCGAAATAAAAATTTACTATGACAAAAGTGTTTCGGATTATTTGGAATTCGAGCCCTTGGCAGTGCTCACGGGGTGCATAGCGGGGGCATTGAAAATATATTGA
- the pyrH gene encoding UMP kinase, producing the protein MVTVISLGGSIVAPDGVDEAFLKDFTALVRDLLAQDEKRRFIFVVGGGSPARVWQKAYRNIVPGGADEQADWIGIMATRLNAQLVRAIMGEWCSQDVVTDPTQVGPLTGKVMVASGWKPGFSSDYDAVLLAERFQADAVINLSNIEQVYTDDPKKNPDAKPIDKITWDEFRAIVGDDWTPGKNVPFDPVASRHAAKIGLKVICAAGRDLPNLRKILAGEEFKGTTIIA; encoded by the coding sequence ATGGTAACGGTTATTTCCCTGGGGGGTTCGATAGTCGCCCCCGATGGTGTGGACGAGGCGTTCCTAAAAGATTTTACAGCCCTTGTCAGGGACTTGCTTGCCCAGGACGAGAAGCGGCGTTTTATTTTTGTTGTAGGCGGCGGAAGCCCTGCGAGGGTTTGGCAGAAGGCATACCGGAACATTGTCCCCGGCGGGGCTGATGAGCAGGCCGACTGGATTGGTATCATGGCGACCCGGCTCAATGCCCAGCTTGTCAGGGCGATCATGGGGGAATGGTGCTCCCAGGACGTGGTAACAGACCCTACCCAGGTGGGCCCCCTTACAGGGAAGGTGATGGTGGCTTCCGGGTGGAAGCCGGGCTTTTCCTCCGACTATGACGCAGTTCTTTTGGCTGAACGTTTTCAGGCCGACGCGGTTATCAATCTTTCCAACATAGAGCAGGTCTACACCGATGATCCCAAAAAGAACCCCGACGCAAAACCCATTGACAAGATCACCTGGGATGAATTCAGGGCAATCGTAGGGGACGATTGGACCCCGGGGAAGAACGTGCCCTTTGACCCTGTGGCAAGCCGCCATGCGGCAAAAATCGGGCTCAAGGTGATCTGCGCTGCGGGCAGGGACCTCCCCAATTTGCGGAAAATACTCGCGGGCGAAGAGTTCAAGGGCACTACCATTATTGCCTAG
- a CDS encoding RNA polymerase sigma factor, translated as MSDEVSGEPERQNREQAKEFRRLYVTVFPILFRVAYRIAGSEEAAEDLCQEAFSRLHEKKMVFPSPDEAKYWLIRVVKNAALNYAKRKVRERKAYQKAFREDVRIADTGEDELLKKETREKVLEALEKLPENLRIVLILKEYGELNYKEIGRALGISEGNVKVRVFRARERLAGLLEEEVHLKDGSHVS; from the coding sequence ATGAGTGATGAGGTATCAGGAGAGCCGGAGAGGCAAAACCGGGAACAGGCAAAGGAATTCCGCAGACTCTATGTGACGGTGTTCCCTATCCTGTTCAGGGTGGCTTACCGTATCGCAGGAAGCGAGGAAGCTGCCGAAGATCTCTGCCAGGAAGCTTTCTCCCGCCTCCATGAAAAAAAAATGGTTTTTCCCAGTCCCGACGAGGCTAAGTATTGGCTGATTAGGGTGGTTAAAAACGCCGCCTTGAATTATGCCAAACGAAAAGTCCGGGAGAGGAAAGCCTACCAAAAGGCGTTTCGGGAGGACGTCAGGATAGCGGATACCGGCGAAGATGAGCTCCTTAAAAAGGAGACCAGGGAAAAAGTGCTGGAAGCCCTGGAGAAACTGCCGGAAAATCTGCGAATTGTATTAATTTTAAAAGAGTATGGTGAACTTAATTATAAGGAAATCGGGCGTGCCCTGGGAATCAGCGAGGGCAACGTCAAGGTGCGGGTATTCCGGGCCCGGGAACGTCTGGCCGGTCTTTTAGAAGAGGAAGTACACCTCAAGGATGGTTCACATGTGTCCTGA
- the cysS gene encoding cysteine--tRNA ligase, with amino-acid sequence MALTLYNTLGRALQPFEPLKPGKIGFYGCGPTVYNYAHIGNLRAYVTHDVLARTLRRLGNEVTHVMNITDVGHLSGDNDQGDDKMVRSAEERGKSVLEIADFYTQAFFKDTERLNIVRPTVVCKATDHVQDMISLIKKIEASGFTYSSGGNLYFDISKFPAYGELALLRLDELKAGARTGLDENKRNAGDFVLWFTKSKFENQALVWDSPWGRGYPGWHIECSAMSIKYLGEQFDIHAGGIDHIPIHHTNEIAQSEAATGKHPWVKYWVHNEFLVLDKGKMSKSSGGFLTLQSLIDEGFAPLDYRYFLLGGHYRSQLQFSWSALEGAKNARKALGDRIKALAVQGCAELQGKIDTTAENNANSIKNTKAGEYLAAFDRALEDDLSTPRALAELWGLLKDAEARPADVLLAAFDMDRVLGLDLAKTAQEAAETAAKPQTGEDLALANEVETLIAERLAAKQAKDFVKADGIRAKLKDRGILLEDSPAGTTWRRR; translated from the coding sequence ATGGCGCTAACCTTATATAACACCCTGGGGCGGGCTTTGCAGCCCTTTGAACCCCTTAAACCAGGAAAAATCGGTTTCTACGGCTGCGGTCCAACGGTCTATAACTATGCCCATATCGGGAATCTCAGGGCCTATGTAACCCACGACGTGCTGGCAAGGACCTTGCGCCGCCTGGGGAACGAGGTGACCCATGTGATGAACATCACCGATGTGGGGCATTTGTCAGGGGACAACGATCAGGGCGACGACAAAATGGTGCGTTCCGCCGAAGAACGGGGCAAGTCGGTACTGGAAATCGCGGATTTCTACACCCAGGCTTTTTTTAAGGATACTGAAAGGCTCAACATTGTGCGCCCCACAGTAGTCTGTAAGGCTACCGATCATGTCCAGGATATGATCAGCCTCATCAAAAAAATCGAAGCCTCGGGCTTTACCTATTCTTCCGGGGGCAACCTCTACTTTGACATCTCGAAATTCCCCGCCTATGGGGAGCTTGCCCTGCTCCGCCTTGACGAGCTTAAGGCAGGCGCCAGGACAGGCCTGGACGAGAACAAGCGCAACGCAGGCGATTTTGTGCTCTGGTTCACCAAGAGCAAATTTGAAAACCAGGCCCTGGTCTGGGACAGCCCATGGGGAAGAGGCTATCCCGGCTGGCACATCGAGTGTTCAGCCATGAGCATCAAGTACCTGGGGGAACAATTCGATATACATGCCGGCGGCATTGACCATATCCCCATACACCACACCAACGAAATAGCCCAGAGCGAAGCTGCCACAGGCAAGCACCCCTGGGTGAAGTACTGGGTTCACAATGAATTCCTGGTGCTGGACAAGGGGAAAATGTCCAAGTCCTCAGGCGGCTTCCTGACCCTTCAATCGCTTATTGACGAGGGCTTCGCCCCCTTGGATTACCGTTATTTCCTGTTGGGCGGCCATTACCGGAGCCAGCTCCAGTTCTCATGGTCTGCCCTTGAAGGCGCCAAAAACGCCCGAAAAGCCCTGGGGGACAGGATAAAAGCCCTGGCGGTTCAGGGATGCGCTGAATTACAGGGAAAAATTGATACTACAGCCGAAAATAATGCAAATTCAATCAAAAACACCAAGGCCGGCGAATATCTGGCTGCTTTCGACAGGGCTTTGGAAGACGATCTCTCCACCCCAAGAGCTTTGGCAGAACTTTGGGGCCTTTTAAAGGATGCCGAGGCCAGGCCCGCCGATGTCCTCCTCGCGGCCTTCGATATGGACAGGGTTTTGGGCCTGGATCTGGCAAAAACAGCCCAGGAAGCCGCAGAAACCGCCGCAAAACCCCAGACAGGCGAAGATTTGGCCCTGGCAAATGAGGTTGAAACCCTCATCGCAGAGCGCCTGGCCGCGAAACAAGCCAAAGACTTCGTCAAAGCCGATGGGATACGCGCCAAGCTCAAAGACAGGGGCATCCTGCTTGAGGATTCTCCCGCCGGCACCACATGGCGGCGAAGATGA
- a CDS encoding anti-sigma factor family protein has product MCPDRQILSLYADGELPSPWKEKMEVHLLSCEDCQSQMRNYQAVRSALVSSPEDGLNAAQERVWAKISGLPAAGSTRPVVWRRRISLPLPAAAAAAAAFVLAAFLAAMGARSPQAVLNQDTVAVSDIGGDLHDIAPMTDMDGILQYLSSQDTSEYMIIRLPETTNFSSYGEPALLRAADYSKQSSAIPRSSASR; this is encoded by the coding sequence ATGTGTCCTGATCGTCAAATTTTGTCCTTGTATGCGGATGGGGAATTGCCTTCCCCCTGGAAAGAAAAGATGGAAGTCCATCTTTTATCATGCGAAGACTGCCAATCCCAGATGAGGAATTACCAGGCAGTGCGTTCAGCATTGGTTTCTTCCCCCGAAGATGGCCTGAATGCGGCACAGGAGCGGGTTTGGGCCAAAATTTCAGGCTTGCCCGCTGCCGGGAGCACGAGGCCGGTAGTTTGGCGCCGCCGGATTTCCCTGCCCCTCCCTGCGGCGGCCGCGGCTGCCGCTGCCTTTGTGCTGGCTGCCTTCTTGGCTGCCATGGGGGCAAGATCGCCCCAGGCTGTCTTGAATCAGGATACAGTGGCGGTGTCCGATATTGGCGGCGATCTGCACGACATAGCGCCGATGACAGATATGGACGGGATACTCCAGTACCTTTCGAGCCAGGACACTTCCGAATACATGATCATCAGGCTTCCCGAGACCACTAACTTCTCAAGCTACGGCGAGCCTGCCTTGCTCCGTGCGGCGGATTATTCAAAGCAAAGCTCTGCCATTCCAAGGAGCAGCGCTTCCAGATGA